The following are encoded together in the Azospirillum brasilense genome:
- a CDS encoding nitrate reductase cytochrome c-type subunit — protein MRRHLMLALAAALPCLVPALLAAQGTGQVREPFRPPIQFTDEDPAPPIPADVTDDRRVARNYPEQPPVIPHNIRDYQISLNNNQCLTCHSRQFTGATQAPMISITHYVDREGQTLGAVAPRRYFCTQCHVPQTVAQPIVPNTFRDMDSLISRPSDGGDRR, from the coding sequence ATGCGCCGCCATCTCATGCTCGCGCTGGCCGCGGCTTTGCCCTGCCTCGTGCCGGCACTGCTCGCCGCCCAGGGAACCGGACAGGTCCGGGAGCCCTTCCGCCCGCCGATCCAGTTCACCGACGAGGACCCGGCCCCGCCGATCCCCGCCGACGTCACCGACGACCGGCGGGTCGCCCGCAACTATCCGGAACAGCCGCCGGTCATCCCGCACAACATCCGCGATTATCAGATCAGCCTGAACAACAACCAGTGCCTGACCTGCCACAGCCGGCAGTTCACCGGGGCCACCCAGGCGCCGATGATCAGCATCACCCACTACGTCGACCGCGAAGGCCAGACCCTGGGCGCCGTGGCGCCGCGCCGCTACTTCTGCACGCAGTGCCACGTTCCCCAGACCGTGGCGCAACCCATCGTCCCGAACACCTTCAGGGACATGGACAGCCTCATCAGCCGCCCGTCGGACGGGGGTGACCGGCGATGA
- a CDS encoding NapC/NirT family cytochrome c has product MKLPDFLLRPWRIIAGPSRYLSLGFLTLGGFLAGVMFWGGFNTALEVTNTEKFCTSCHEMRDNVFEELKTTIHFTNRSGVRATCPDCHVPHNWTDKIARKMQASKEVWGKIFGTISTRDKFVEKRRELAEHEWARLKANNSLECRNCHSAESMDITKQGARAARIHQQYLFSGQRTCIDCHKGIAHRLPNMDGVPPGWSEASNDTGGETDDPLGRWLADATPGPANPH; this is encoded by the coding sequence ATGAAGCTGCCCGATTTCCTGCTGCGGCCCTGGCGGATCATCGCGGGGCCGAGCCGTTACCTCAGCCTGGGCTTCCTGACGCTGGGCGGCTTCCTGGCCGGCGTGATGTTCTGGGGCGGCTTCAACACCGCCCTGGAGGTCACCAACACCGAGAAGTTCTGCACGAGTTGCCACGAGATGCGGGACAACGTGTTCGAGGAGTTGAAGACCACCATCCACTTCACCAACCGCTCCGGCGTGCGGGCGACCTGCCCGGACTGCCACGTCCCCCACAACTGGACCGACAAGATCGCCCGCAAGATGCAGGCGTCAAAGGAGGTCTGGGGCAAGATCTTCGGCACCATCAGCACACGCGACAAGTTCGTGGAGAAGCGTCGCGAGCTGGCCGAGCATGAATGGGCGCGGCTGAAGGCCAACAATTCCCTGGAATGCCGCAACTGCCACAGCGCTGAATCGATGGACATCACCAAGCAGGGGGCGCGGGCGGCGCGCATCCATCAGCAATATCTGTTCAGCGGGCAGCGCACCTGCATTGATTGCCACAAGGGCATCGCCCACCGCCTGCCGAACATGGACGGCGTGCCGCCGGGCTGGAGCGAGGCGTCAAACGATACGGGCGGCGAAACGGACGACCCGCTCGGCCGCTGGCTGGCCGACGCCACGCCGGGACCGGCGAACCCGCATTGA
- a CDS encoding ATP-binding protein yields MRDTTDKKNLFLLVQLRWLAVAGQVITILIVHYRMGITLPLDQMGAVILFLVALNIASVLHLRRQTSVSNTQLFLELLIDVSALTVQLYLSGGASNPFISLYLLQITLGAVLLEAWSAWALVLVATACFTLLIGAYRPLALPPGLEGLLLGLHIQGMFLCFVLTASLIVPFITQITRNLRARDAHLADLRQRSMEEDHIVRLGLLASGAAHELGTPLATLSVIVNDWRRMPVVKGDPDMAEDIAEMQNQIDRCKAIVSGILLSSGEARGEGTLRTTVTAFLDELVEEWKDSRSPACVDYDNSVRSREGIISDLALKQVIFNVLDNALEVSPGWVGIAAGRQGDSLVLTVNDAGPGFEERMLAEFGKPYRSSKGRPGGGLGLFLVVNVVRKLGGSVAARNRPGGGASVTMTLPLAALSAGESHGV; encoded by the coding sequence GTGCGCGACACCACCGACAAGAAAAACCTGTTCCTGCTGGTGCAGCTGCGCTGGCTCGCCGTCGCCGGGCAGGTGATCACGATCCTGATCGTGCATTACCGGATGGGCATCACCCTGCCGCTCGACCAGATGGGCGCGGTGATCCTGTTCCTGGTGGCGCTGAACATCGCCAGCGTCCTGCACCTGCGCCGCCAGACCTCGGTGTCGAACACCCAGCTTTTCCTGGAACTGCTGATCGACGTGTCGGCGCTCACGGTGCAGCTCTACCTCAGCGGCGGCGCGTCCAACCCGTTCATCTCGCTCTACCTGCTCCAGATCACGCTGGGGGCGGTGCTGCTGGAGGCGTGGTCGGCCTGGGCGCTGGTGCTGGTCGCCACGGCCTGCTTCACGCTGCTGATCGGCGCCTACCGCCCGCTGGCCCTGCCGCCGGGGCTGGAGGGGCTGCTGCTGGGGCTGCACATCCAGGGCATGTTCCTGTGCTTCGTGCTGACGGCCAGCCTGATCGTCCCCTTCATCACCCAGATCACCCGCAACCTGCGCGCCCGCGACGCCCATCTGGCCGACCTGCGCCAGCGCTCCATGGAGGAGGATCACATCGTGCGCCTCGGCCTGCTCGCTTCCGGCGCCGCGCATGAGCTGGGGACGCCGCTCGCCACGCTGTCGGTGATCGTGAACGACTGGCGGCGGATGCCGGTGGTCAAGGGCGATCCCGACATGGCCGAGGACATCGCCGAGATGCAGAACCAGATCGACCGCTGCAAGGCCATCGTGTCGGGCATTCTGCTGTCCTCCGGCGAGGCGCGGGGGGAGGGGACGCTGCGCACCACCGTGACCGCCTTCCTCGACGAACTGGTGGAGGAATGGAAGGACAGCCGGTCCCCGGCCTGCGTCGATTACGACAACAGCGTCCGCTCGCGGGAGGGGATCATCTCCGACCTCGCGCTGAAGCAGGTGATCTTCAACGTCCTGGACAACGCGCTGGAGGTGTCTCCCGGCTGGGTCGGCATCGCCGCCGGACGGCAGGGGGACAGCCTCGTCCTGACCGTCAACGACGCCGGCCCCGGCTTCGAGGAGCGGATGCTGGCGGAATTCGGCAAACCCTACCGGTCGAGCAAGGGGCGCCCCGGCGGCGGGCTGGGCCTCTTCCTGGTGGTCAACGTGGTGCGCAAGCTGGGCGGCTCGGTCGCCGCGCGCAACCGCCCCGGCGGCGGCGCGTCCGTCACCATGACCCTGCCGCTCGCCGCCCTGTCCGCGGGAGAGAGCCATGGAGTCTGA
- the cyoD gene encoding cytochrome o ubiquinol oxidase subunit IV, with protein sequence MSSHAEEHHGHGEHEGAHGTLGSYLIGFVLSVILTVIPFWLVMDGTILDKNMTVMAIMALAAVQVVVHMIFFLHMNGRAEGGWTMLSLIFTIIVVVIMLAGSLWVMYHLNTNMMPIHDPSLLP encoded by the coding sequence ATGAGTTCTCACGCCGAAGAACACCATGGCCACGGGGAGCATGAGGGCGCCCACGGGACGCTCGGCAGCTACCTGATCGGCTTCGTCCTGTCGGTGATCCTGACGGTCATTCCCTTCTGGCTGGTCATGGACGGGACGATCCTGGACAAGAACATGACCGTGATGGCGATCATGGCGCTCGCCGCCGTCCAGGTCGTCGTCCACATGATCTTCTTCCTGCACATGAACGGGCGGGCGGAAGGCGGCTGGACCATGCTGTCGCTGATCTTCACGATCATCGTCGTGGTCATCATGCTGGCCGGTTCGCTGTGGGTGATGTACCACCTGAACACCAACATGATGCCGATCCACGACCCGAGCCTGTTGCCGTGA
- a CDS encoding SURF1 family protein, whose amino-acid sequence MTGTVTHRPRRGLILLGVLALAGVAVFTSLGVWQVERLFWKLDLIRRVEERAQAAPVPAPGPEDWPTVTAASQEYRRVGVTGRFLNDQETLVQAVTERGGGFWVLTPFRTDRGFTVLVNRGFVPPERRSTDSRPEGLIDQDTTVTGLLRVTEPGGGFLRSNDPAQDRWYSRDVAAITAARGVTEAAPYFIDAATSPPGGYPVGGLTVLKFPNNHLVYALTWFALALMVIAASLYVARSERRRRG is encoded by the coding sequence GTGACCGGCACGGTGACCCACCGTCCGCGCCGGGGGCTGATCCTTCTCGGCGTCCTGGCGCTGGCGGGGGTCGCCGTCTTCACGTCGCTCGGCGTCTGGCAGGTCGAGCGGCTGTTCTGGAAGCTGGACCTGATCCGGCGGGTGGAGGAGCGGGCGCAGGCCGCGCCCGTTCCCGCCCCCGGCCCGGAGGACTGGCCCACCGTCACCGCGGCCAGCCAGGAATACCGGCGGGTCGGCGTCACCGGGCGTTTCCTGAACGACCAGGAAACCCTGGTCCAGGCGGTGACCGAGCGGGGCGGCGGCTTCTGGGTGCTCACCCCCTTCCGGACCGACCGGGGCTTCACCGTCCTAGTCAACCGTGGCTTCGTGCCGCCGGAGCGGCGCAGCACCGACAGCCGCCCCGAAGGGCTGATCGATCAGGACACCACCGTCACCGGCCTGCTGCGGGTGACGGAGCCGGGGGGCGGCTTCCTGCGCTCCAACGATCCGGCGCAGGACCGCTGGTACTCGCGCGACGTGGCGGCCATCACCGCCGCCCGCGGCGTGACGGAGGCGGCCCCCTATTTCATCGACGCCGCGACCAGCCCGCCGGGCGGCTACCCGGTCGGCGGGCTGACCGTTCTGAAGTTTCCGAACAACCACCTCGTCTATGCGCTGACGTGGTTCGCCCTGGCCCTCATGGTGATCGCCGCGTCGCTCTATGTCGCGCGCAGTGAACGGCGGCGCCGGGGTTGA
- the cyoA gene encoding ubiquinol oxidase subunit II, with amino-acid sequence MTRFRALALLPLMAVLSGCNLVVMSPSGDVASQQANLITISTLLMLLIIIPVMVLTVLFAWRYRQSNSTAQYDPDWDHSTQLELVIWAAPLLIIICLGALTWMATHLLDPYRPLDRIAAGRPVPADTKMLDVNVVALDWKWLFIYPEYGIATVNEVAAPVDRPIRFNITSSTVMNSFYIPALAGQIYAMAGMETKLHAVINEPGSYKGFSANYSGAGFSHMRFTFHGLAADGFDKWVADIKAGGGKLDRDGYLQLERPSENEPVRRYGAVDSGLFKAIVGMCVEPGKMCMHDMMAIDAKGGLGLAGIDNVMPLMHDKLSRRGTAVLGPAPVYVAGICSTEELTGRAVESSLGVLNAPADESPISGPISGAGLPRSSITPISAPAPAFGPRLTANP; translated from the coding sequence TTGACCCGTTTCCGCGCCTTGGCCCTCCTGCCGCTGATGGCGGTTTTGAGTGGCTGCAACCTTGTGGTGATGAGCCCGTCCGGCGACGTGGCGAGCCAACAGGCCAACCTCATCACCATTTCCACCCTCCTGATGCTTCTCATCATCATTCCGGTGATGGTGCTGACGGTGCTGTTCGCGTGGCGCTACCGCCAGTCGAATAGCACGGCCCAGTACGACCCGGATTGGGACCATTCGACGCAGCTCGAGCTGGTGATCTGGGCGGCCCCGCTGCTCATCATCATCTGCCTGGGCGCCCTCACCTGGATGGCGACCCACCTGCTCGACCCCTACCGCCCGCTCGACCGCATCGCCGCCGGGCGCCCGGTCCCGGCCGACACCAAGATGCTCGACGTCAACGTCGTGGCGCTCGACTGGAAGTGGCTGTTCATCTACCCGGAATACGGCATCGCCACGGTGAACGAGGTGGCCGCCCCGGTGGACCGGCCGATCCGCTTCAACATCACCTCCTCGACGGTGATGAACTCCTTCTACATCCCGGCGCTGGCCGGGCAGATCTACGCCATGGCCGGCATGGAGACGAAGCTGCACGCCGTCATCAACGAGCCGGGCAGCTACAAGGGCTTCTCCGCCAATTACAGCGGCGCCGGCTTCTCGCACATGCGCTTCACCTTCCACGGTCTGGCCGCCGACGGCTTCGACAAGTGGGTGGCGGACATCAAGGCGGGCGGCGGCAAGCTCGACCGCGACGGCTACCTCCAGCTTGAGCGTCCCAGCGAGAACGAGCCGGTGCGCCGCTACGGCGCCGTCGACTCGGGCCTGTTCAAGGCCATCGTCGGGATGTGCGTCGAGCCGGGCAAGATGTGCATGCACGACATGATGGCCATCGACGCCAAGGGCGGCCTCGGCTTGGCCGGCATCGACAACGTGATGCCGCTGATGCACGACAAGCTGTCCCGCCGCGGCACCGCCGTTCTCGGCCCGGCGCCGGTCTATGTGGCGGGCATCTGCTCGACCGAGGAACTGACCGGCCGCGCCGTCGAGTCGTCGCTGGGCGTGCTGAACGCTCCCGCCGACGAGTCCCCGATTTCCGGCCCGATTTCCGGCGCGGGTCTGCCGCGCTCCTCCATCACGCCGATCTCCGCGCCCGCCCCTGCGTTCGGGCCGCGGCTGACGGCCAATCCCTGA
- the cyoC gene encoding cytochrome o ubiquinol oxidase subunit III produces MSTTLTAERPRSQAPVFHVVDEHAHPEGSSTMLGFWIYLMSDCLIFAVLFATYGVLGANYAAGPAPKDLFDLPLVALNTAMLLFSSITYGFAMLAMEKGRVSQTQLWLAVTGLFGAAFLAIELYEFAHLIHIGATPQRSAFLSSFFTLVGTHGLHVTFGLVWLVTLMVQVNKRGLIPANRRRLMCLSLFWHFLDVIWIGVFTFVYLMGMLR; encoded by the coding sequence ATGAGCACGACCCTGACAGCCGAGCGGCCCCGCAGCCAGGCTCCGGTGTTCCACGTGGTGGACGAGCACGCGCATCCCGAAGGCTCCAGCACCATGCTGGGCTTCTGGATCTACCTGATGAGCGACTGCCTCATCTTCGCGGTGCTGTTCGCGACTTACGGCGTTCTCGGCGCCAACTACGCCGCCGGGCCCGCGCCCAAGGACCTGTTCGACCTGCCGCTGGTGGCGCTGAACACCGCCATGCTGCTGTTCTCCTCCATCACCTATGGCTTCGCCATGCTGGCGATGGAGAAGGGGCGGGTGTCGCAGACCCAGCTGTGGCTGGCGGTGACCGGCCTGTTCGGCGCCGCCTTCCTGGCCATCGAGCTCTACGAGTTCGCCCACCTGATCCACATCGGGGCGACCCCGCAGCGCAGCGCCTTCCTGTCGTCCTTCTTCACGCTGGTCGGCACCCACGGCCTGCACGTCACCTTCGGCCTCGTCTGGCTGGTGACGCTGATGGTGCAGGTCAACAAGCGCGGCCTGATCCCGGCCAACCGCCGGCGCCTGATGTGCCTCAGTCTGTTCTGGCACTTCCTGGACGTCATCTGGATCGGCGTCTTCACCTTCGTCTATCTGATGGGAATGCTGCGATGA
- the cyoB gene encoding cytochrome o ubiquinol oxidase subunit I, with product MLDTSTVATHPLFGRLTLESFPYHEPIVVATFVAVVLGGLALVAALSYFRLWGYLWKEWFTTVDHKRIGIMYMVLGLVMLLRGFADAIMMRLQQAMAFGGSEGYLNAHHYDQIFTAHGVIMIFFVAMPFVTGLMNYVVPLQIGARDVSFPFLNNFSFWMTVGGAVLIMASLFVGEFARTGWLAYPPLSNIAYSPETGVDYYIWALQIAGVGTTLSGINLICTIVKMRAPGMTMMKMPVFTWTSLCTNVLIVASFPILTATLVLLSLDRYVGTNFFTNDLGGSPMMYVNLIWIWGHPEVYILILPVFGIFSEVTSTFSGKKLFGYTSMVYATVVITILSYLVWLHHFFTMGSGASVNSFFGITTMIISIPTGAKIFNWLFTMYRGRIRFELPMMWTVAFMLTFVVGGMTGVLLAVPPADFVLHNSLFLIAHFHNVIIGGVLFGLFAGIYYWWPKAFGFRLDPFWGKVSFWCWVIGFWVAFMPLYVLGLMGVTRRLRVFEDPSLQIWFQIAAVGAVLIAAGIGAFLVQIAVSVWKRRELVDRTGDPWDGRTLEWATSSPPPDYNFAFTPMIHENDAWWDMKKRGYKRPLGGYKAIHMPSNSGTGVILAGISVVLGFALVWYIWWLAAVSFVALLAAAIHHTFNYHRDFHIPADVVVRTENERTRLLSGQV from the coding sequence ATGCTAGACACATCGACCGTCGCCACCCACCCGCTCTTCGGGCGTCTGACCCTGGAGTCCTTCCCCTATCACGAGCCCATCGTGGTCGCGACCTTCGTCGCGGTCGTGCTGGGCGGCCTCGCGCTGGTCGCGGCGCTGAGCTATTTCCGGCTGTGGGGCTATCTCTGGAAGGAGTGGTTCACCACCGTCGACCACAAGCGCATCGGCATCATGTACATGGTGCTGGGCCTCGTCATGCTGCTGCGCGGCTTCGCCGACGCCATCATGATGCGCCTCCAGCAGGCCATGGCCTTCGGCGGCAGCGAGGGCTACCTCAACGCCCACCACTACGACCAGATCTTCACCGCCCACGGCGTCATCATGATCTTCTTCGTGGCGATGCCCTTCGTCACGGGTCTGATGAACTACGTGGTGCCGCTGCAGATCGGCGCCCGCGACGTGTCCTTCCCGTTCCTGAACAATTTCAGCTTCTGGATGACGGTGGGCGGCGCGGTGCTGATCATGGCCTCGCTGTTCGTCGGAGAGTTCGCGCGCACCGGCTGGCTGGCCTATCCGCCGCTGTCCAACATCGCCTACAGCCCCGAGACGGGTGTCGACTACTACATCTGGGCGTTGCAGATCGCCGGTGTCGGAACAACATTGTCCGGCATCAACCTGATCTGCACGATCGTCAAGATGCGCGCCCCCGGCATGACCATGATGAAGATGCCGGTCTTCACCTGGACGTCGCTCTGCACCAACGTGCTGATCGTCGCCTCCTTCCCGATCCTGACCGCCACGCTGGTCCTGCTGTCGCTGGACCGCTATGTCGGCACGAACTTCTTCACGAACGATCTCGGCGGCAGCCCGATGATGTACGTGAACCTGATCTGGATCTGGGGCCACCCGGAAGTCTACATCCTGATCCTGCCGGTCTTCGGCATCTTCTCGGAAGTCACCTCGACCTTCTCGGGCAAGAAGCTGTTCGGCTACACCTCCATGGTCTACGCGACGGTGGTCATCACGATCCTGTCCTACCTGGTGTGGCTGCACCACTTCTTCACCATGGGGTCGGGCGCCAGCGTGAACTCGTTCTTCGGCATCACGACGATGATCATCTCGATCCCGACGGGTGCGAAGATCTTCAACTGGCTGTTCACCATGTACCGCGGCCGCATCCGCTTCGAGCTGCCGATGATGTGGACCGTCGCCTTCATGCTGACCTTCGTGGTCGGCGGCATGACGGGCGTGCTGCTGGCCGTTCCGCCGGCGGACTTCGTCCTGCACAACAGCCTGTTCCTGATCGCCCACTTCCACAACGTCATCATCGGCGGCGTGCTGTTCGGCCTGTTCGCCGGCATCTACTACTGGTGGCCCAAGGCCTTCGGTTTCCGCCTCGATCCCTTCTGGGGCAAGGTGTCCTTCTGGTGCTGGGTGATCGGCTTCTGGGTCGCCTTCATGCCGCTCTACGTCCTCGGCCTGATGGGCGTCACCCGCCGCCTGCGCGTGTTCGAGGACCCGTCGCTGCAGATCTGGTTCCAGATCGCCGCCGTCGGCGCCGTTCTGATCGCGGCTGGCATCGGCGCCTTCCTCGTCCAGATCGCCGTCAGCGTCTGGAAGCGCCGGGAGCTGGTCGACCGCACGGGCGACCCGTGGGATGGCCGCACGCTGGAATGGGCGACCTCCTCGCCGCCGCCGGACTACAACTTCGCCTTCACCCCGATGATCCACGAAAACGACGCGTGGTGGGACATGAAGAAGCGCGGCTACAAGCGTCCGCTGGGCGGCTACAAGGCGATCCACATGCCGAGCAACAGCGGCACCGGCGTGATCCTGGCCGGGATCAGCGTGGTCCTCGGCTTCGCCCTGGTCTGGTACATCTGGTGGCTGGCGGCGGTGAGCTTCGTCGCCCTGCTGGCGGCGGCCATCCACCACACCTTCAACTATCACCGCGACTTCCACATCCCGGCGGACGTGGTGGTGCGGACCGAGAACGAGCGGACCCGACTCCTCTCCGGGCAGGTGTAA
- a CDS encoding HU family DNA-binding protein has protein sequence MTKADLIDAIAGKLGGTKADAGKALDAVLESLQDALVKGETVKLPGFGQFEIAERGERTGRNPQTGAEIKIAASKAPKFSAGKALKDAVNGKAE, from the coding sequence ATGACGAAGGCCGATCTCATCGACGCGATCGCCGGCAAGCTGGGCGGCACGAAGGCCGACGCCGGCAAGGCGCTGGACGCGGTTCTGGAGAGCCTGCAGGACGCGCTGGTCAAGGGGGAGACGGTCAAGCTGCCGGGCTTCGGCCAGTTCGAGATCGCCGAGCGCGGTGAGCGCACGGGCCGCAACCCGCAGACCGGTGCGGAGATCAAGATCGCCGCCTCCAAGGCGCCGAAGTTCTCCGCTGGCAAGGCTCTCAAGGACGCCGTCAACGGCAAGGCCGAGTAA
- a CDS encoding response regulator transcription factor produces the protein MESDRSLVLVEDDAAFAKVLRRSFERRGYQVYWCDSLDGLRVLLETVPFAYAVVDLKLGNGSGLECVRELHANDPETRIVVLTGFASIATAVEAIKLGACHYLAKPSNTDDIEAAFERTEGDPSIALGARATSLKTLEWERIHETLAETGFNISETARRLGMHRRTLARKLEKKQVP, from the coding sequence ATGGAGTCTGACCGTTCCCTCGTGCTGGTGGAGGACGACGCCGCCTTCGCCAAGGTCCTGCGCCGCTCCTTCGAGCGCCGGGGCTATCAGGTCTACTGGTGCGATAGCCTGGACGGACTGCGGGTTCTGTTGGAGACGGTGCCCTTCGCCTACGCGGTGGTGGACCTGAAGCTGGGCAACGGCTCCGGCCTGGAATGCGTGCGGGAACTGCACGCCAACGACCCGGAGACGCGGATCGTCGTCCTGACTGGCTTCGCCAGCATCGCCACGGCGGTCGAGGCGATCAAGCTGGGCGCCTGCCATTATCTCGCCAAGCCGTCCAACACCGACGACATCGAGGCGGCGTTCGAGCGGACGGAGGGCGACCCCTCCATCGCGCTGGGTGCGCGGGCGACCTCGCTGAAGACGCTGGAGTGGGAGCGCATTCACGAAACCCTGGCGGAAACCGGCTTCAACATCTCCGAAACCGCTCGCCGCCTGGGCATGCACCGACGCACCCTGGCCCGCAAGCTGGAGAAGAAACAGGTGCCCTGA